The genomic interval ACCATGCGGAAGGAAGAGCAAGCATTCTGAGGGTATGTCCAGTTGGTGCAGTATCAAAAATGACATAGTCAAATTCATCTTCGACATCCTTATTTGTTAAGAAACCAGCAAATTCATTAAAAGAAGCAATTTCAACGGTACATGAACCTGAAAGTTGTTCTTCCATATTTTCTACAGCTGAGTCTGGTAAAATTCCTCGATATGGACCAACTATACTTTCTTTATAATCATTTGCCGCAGATACTGGGTCAAAATTTGCGACTTTTAAATTTGGAATTTCTGGAATTTCTTTTGGTTTATTGGTTAATTCTGTTTGAAACACATCTTGTAAATTAGAAGCAGGGTCAGTACTGACAAGAATCACTTTATGACCTGAATCCGCAAGACTTACTGCAGTTGCACAAGCAGAGGTTGTTTTGCCAACCCCACCTTTTCCTGTAAAGAACAGGTATTTAGTCAATTCTAATTTTTTTGGATCGTAAGCTTTCATCATTTCTCCCTATTAACAACAACCAGTATTCCCACCACAACATGAAGCATTTGCCTCTACTTTGACTTCTTCTTGAGAATTTGAGCAACAAGCTCCTTTTTCAGAATTAATATTGCTTAGTCCGAGTTCTTCAGAAGTTGGATAGCTTTCGGTTTTGAGAATTTCTCCATCAATTAATGTGATTGGCAAAATATCATTTCCTTGATTTTGTATGAGATTCAGAACTTTTTCGTTAACCACAAACGCTTGAGGATTACTTGTAAGATTATAACGATAAGCTTTCACCTCCTCGTTCTCTTTCAACGTATCAAATAGGTTTGTAATACGAAGTAACTCTGAATCAACTGATGGACCACAAACTCCAGTAGAGCAACACATCGCAGCTTCAAAAATTTCAATTTTTTTCATTATAGTTCCCTTTCTTAATTAGAACAATTACATTTTTTATCAGTACCACACACACAAGTTTCTTCATTATGTGAGAATAGAGTCATACACATGCTTTGGAATTCTTTAGCAAAATCATCACTTAAAGTGTAATAATTCCAAGTCCCTTTTTTCTCAACAGTGATAATTTCTGCTTTTTCTAAAACCTTCATGTGATGGGACAATGCAGGTTGTGAAAAATCAAAATGCTCTAATAGGTCGCAAGCACATTTTGTTCCACATGACAGCAGGTCGACAATTTTTAAACGATTTGGCTCAGCTAATGCCTTCAAACTCATTGCAATTTTTTCGTAATTCATAAAATCCTTTCTCAAACATAAACGTACGTTTATATATAATATAAACAAATGCTTATGTATTGTCAAACATAAACGACTATTTATGTTTCGATTTTTATTGTAAATTATAGTTTATGTGTCAACAGAAGCCTTTAATCAGATAAAAAGAAGTTGTAGGTTAAGACAACTTCTTTTTTATCTTTAATTATAATTAAAAAATTGGAGTGACTCTCTAGTTAGAGTTTTTAGTGTTTCAAAGATGGTTTGGTATTTTTTCTACAGGCAAGTAAGGCTAATTAACGATATGAGAGTAATAGTACTGACAATTTTTTAGCTTCTTCATGTTACATAAAAATAGTCTTGGAGGATAAATTAATGATAGAAGCAATACTTATATCTGGTACTTAAAACGCAGGAAAAACAACAGCAATTAATAATCTTTATGATTACTATACATCAAAAGAGGGACGAAAAGCTTACGATATAAAATATATAATTTATTGATAAAATTAAAAAGCCAGCAAACGCTGGCACTTATGTTTAAGGTACTCCATTATAACATATCTCTCTATTTTTGACCTCAAGACTATCTATATGATATTATTAATTTGTATGTTTTAAATATTAACTTCTTAATCTATGCACATGCATCAAAAAACTACCTATCATTATGTGCTGTGATAGGTGTTTTTTTATAAATCTTTTAAATATTAATTTTAATTAACAGACATTGAAAAAACCACTCTATATTAGAGTGATCCTAATTTATGCATGGGAAGTGTGAGTTTCCTCTTGCTGGCTAAGTATATCATACCATCTCATAATTGCAACTGAATATAAAAAAACTGAAGTAATGACTCCAGTTTTTGCACGATTTTCAGATATAATTATACTTTTGTGATGTTAACTGCTTGAGGTCCACGTTGACCTTCTTCAACATCAAATTCAACTTTTTGACCTTCGTCAAGTGATTTGAATCCATCAGATTGGATTGCTGAGAAGTGAGCGAACAAATCTTGACCATCTTCAGAGGTAATAAAACCAAATCCTTTAGTAGCGTTAAACCATTTTACTGTTCCATTTGCCATAATATATTTATTTCCTTTCGACAAAATTGTAAATCTTATTTTGCGAAAAGTGAATCTATAAAACATTTTACTCATGACAAAATCTACTTCTTCATAGTAACACTAATTATACTCAATGTCAAACTACTCTCTCATTAATAAAATCCATATCGTAGTGACATGGATTTTATGAACTGTAGGGAAAGCAACTAATCTTTCCCTCACTTAGTATAACATTTTAATTCATTTTTGCAATAGCAATAAATAAAAAGCAAAGGACACCCTATGCTTTAAATCATTTATCTTTTATGTACGTTTGAAGCGTAACGTCCACGAGACGTCATTTTGATATCAAAAGTAACCTTTTGACCTTCATCGTATTTTTTAAAATCATTTCCTTGAATGGATAAGAGATAAGCAAACACATCTTGCATATCATCTGCCATAATAAAACCATAGCCTTTGTCAGCGTTAAACCAATTTATTGTTCCTTTATTCATATAATACATCCTTTCGCATCATCTGTAAATCCTATTTTGCGAAAAAGTGCATTCCTAAAACATTTAAACTCGAGACAAAACCTACCTCATAATAGTAACACCTATTCTTACCAAAGTCAAATTGGTCTATTTAAAACTTATTGATCTTTTTATGATTCCCAAGATTTTCATGAGGATTTGCTTTAGCAAGTGTCAAGGTTTCTCTATCCACAACTCTGACATCATGGTTTTCTAATTCAACAATTAGTGCATTCTTATAGAGATTAATATCTCCAGAAACGACCGTTGCTTGTTCCCCATTTGATAATGTAATTTTATCTCCTGTTTTCATTTTTCACTTCCATTCTAGGCGCTGCCTATTTCACGAAAAAATTTTACTACTTAAGGGTGAGATCTATATAAGAAAAATAAGGGCTCCCTAAAGCCCTTAAAATATTGCGGGAATAGGATTTGAACCTATGACCTTCGGGTTATGAGCCCGACGAGCTACCTAACTGCTCCATCCCGCTTCGCAAGTATAACACTAATATCAGTTAAAGTCAATTTAACCCTTAAACTTCGATAATTATTTAACTAAAAAGTGTTTTTGTGAACATAACTCAAAATTTTTCTCACATCAGAAAACTTATTACTAGATATATAACTAATATACTTACTACAAACCCAAAAAATAGTAAGCTTATAATCGCTTTTTTCTCTTTATTCTTATTCGTTAGACGTTCCTCGCTCCTTATTACCGACTTAATTCTTTATCACTGCACATTATTTTAAAAAAGCTACTCACAATTGAGCAGCTAATGATGAAGGTGTGGTGCTTTCGCTAAACCACCCATGAGCTAAGTATATCACTTTAATTCGAAATTACAATAGTAATCAAAAATAGAAACCATATTTGGTTTCTATTCCACAACAGAGACTGTGATCTCATAAAATTAAGTATAGCACCATATAAAAGTTAATACTAACTATTAGTTTATTAATGAGTACAACTACAAGACTAACTCCTGCAATAATATTGGAGACAATGCTTCCAATAAGTTCGATGAGTGTAAAAAATATATTTTATATTGATTTATATATCAAATTTCTCGTTCTTTAACAAGTTTTTCAAAAAAGTCTACAGTCTTGGGATCATCATGATCAAAGAACTGGCTACCAGATGTTTGTAAAGTACCAATTTGTTCCTTATCTTCTGATGTTAAGCTGAAATTAAAGATATCAATATTTTGTTTCATGCGATCTTTCTTTACTGATTTAGCAAGACTGACAATCCCTCGTTCATATAACCAACGTAAAATGACTTGTGCGGGACTTTTGCCGTATTTTTTGCCAACAGCTAATAAAATTTCATTTTTAAAAATGCCATTTTTCCCCTCTGCAAATGGTGCCCATGCCTCTAATTGTACATTCCCACGTGATAAAGCGTTTTGCAAATCCTCCTCTCTTTGATGAAACGGATTGATTTCAATTTGATTTATCTGTGGTACAGTATCTTGAAAAGCAATAATATCTGCTAAACGTAGTTCATTAAAATTAGATACACCAATAGCTCGTATTTTACCTTCTTTTTGCAAATCTACAAGTGCTTTATAGCTCCCAAATACATCCCCAAAAGGTTGATGAAGTAATACTAAATCAAGATAATCAAGTTTCATTTTTTCTAGTGATATTTTAATAGAAGTTTTCGTATTCTCATATCCATAGTTACTGAACCATACTTTAGTGGTGATAAATAAGTCTTCTCGAGGAACAATGGTTTCGGCAATAGCATCACCAACTTCTTCTTCATTAAAATATGATTGAGCTGTATCAATGTGTCTATAACCTACCTCAATTGCATCTAATACAGCTTGTTTCGTTTGTTCCTGTGGAATTTGGAAGACTCCAAAACCCAATACAGGAATTTCTACCCCATTGTTTAATTTAAATGTTTTCATTTTTTATCTCACTTTCTTAAATTCTGTTATTTTTTTCAAATTTGACTTTTAATAGATGCAATTCTCTCTCATTAGTAGCTGCACCTTCCCAAATCATTTCTGTTTGAGTTGCAAATCTTTCCATAGTGTAGAGGATTAATTCCTTTGAAAGTTCAGTCGGAGCTGAACCTTGGAGGAAAAAGTATAGATGTTTCCCTTTGAAGGGATTTTCCAGACTGCTTTCAGAACTTCTATCTATGAACGTTTTTAATGCACCACTCATATAGTGCCAATAAACTGGAGTTCCAATGATTAGTACTTTACTATTTTTAATTTCAGTAAATATCTTGTCTAACTCATCATTATTATCACTTTGCCCTAAAAATCCGACTTTATAATTTATTAAGCTCAAAGTTTTGTAATCATATTTTTTTAGAAGTCTCATCCCCATCTGGACTGTATTTCCGTTCAGGTGCTGACTTGAATTAATAAACAATATTTGATTATTCACATCGCCCTCCGTTCATTTTGATTGACCTAATATAGCAAGCCACTTTACTTAATGTACCCAAGCTGATGAGGTCATTATAATTAAAATACCTAATAATATAAATAAGTGTATATCACATCTCCTTGTTTATATTATTAATTTCTGGTACTATTTAAGTATACTACTCGTGTGTAACACCCGGTCAAGTAATAAATATTATTTTAGGAGATTTTTTTATGTATACTATGAAAGAAGTTTGTGATTTATGTGATATGACATATGATACACTCAAATTTTATTGCAACAAAGGATTGATTCCTAATGTTAAAAGAGATAAAAATAATTATAGAGTTTTTAGTAAGCATGATGTAGATTGGATTAATAGTCTTTCATGTTTAAAACAGTGCGGAATGTCAATTATAGAAATGCAACAATACTTGGAATACTGCCTTAAGGGACAAGATACAATTAATGAACGAAAAATTATGTTGGCTAAGAAAAAACAAGAGCTTTTGGCTAAACTTAAAACAGTTGAGGATTCAATAGAATATATTGATAATAAGCAAAAGTTCTATAATGATGTACTTAATGGTACTATAAGATATGAGAGCAATCTCATAGCCGAAAGTAAAGAGTAAAAAATTATATTTAAAAAAATGACTACAATTATGCAGTCATTTTTTAGTATTTTAAATTATTTAGATTTGTTGAATTTAATAAAAAATATAAATAGATTTTCTCTAAGTAGTTCTTTAAAGTACCAAAGATAGATTGGGACTTTCCGAGTACTTTCTTGATACGAAAGATTCTTATCTTATTTTTAACGATTAAAATAATAACGCTCTCTCATTTTTTGGTATATCTTTCCGAAAAAGTTTGCTTTTTCTCAAAGCATATAGCTATAAATTTTTGTAAGTCTAGTATTAAAATTAATAATACTATTCAATACCGACCCTAATATCAATATAATTCCAAAAAAAACTTAAAAATACCAAAATATGATGTTTTATGGTTTATTTTTTCATTGTTTTTAACACTAAATTTTTTTATCATCCGAAGGCTATTTCTGTTTCAGCATTCATAACCGCTCAACCAATAGTTCAAACAAATTTCATTTCTAAGATTTAAAATTATTATCATCAATAGCTGCACTAATCCAATGTCCAAACTCACAAGCTAAATGTAGTTGATGCTCTTTAATCATATAATTTGGTAAAACAGCTGGAAACTCAACTAAAGCTCTAAATCTCAAAACATCTTTATCACGTCCAACTTGATGGCGAACTCCACCAATTATCGTTCCATCTTCTAATCTTGCTGTACCTGGAGCTTGAACTTCAAATTTAGGATCGAACGTAGATACCAGCTTTTCTTCATCATTATAATGTGCAAAGAAATGAGTTGGTAGTGGTGAGCCACCAGTTGTCTCTAAGACCTCTTGAACATCATCAGACACTTCTTGTAAAACATAATGGTCGGGGTTTGTATTTAGATTAATTTCTAGATGTTTATCATTATTTACCATCATTATTTCAATTATTCTATCAAGCAGTTCCTTTGGAGTAAGATTTGTATTGGGTACAACAATTTCTGTAATACTGAATTTTCTTTTGTTGCTCAGAACATTAGAAAACTTTGAAATAATGTTTGCCAATTTGGTCTTAGCTTTAAGCTCTGATCGCATCTTTTCTATTCCCAATTGTATTTTAATTCTCAAAATTTCTGAACGCATAGCATCTATATTTTTTTCTTTGACCCACTTATCAAAGTACGGTGAAAATTTAACCCCCTCCATCTTAGCAAGCGTTTTATGAACAGCAATCATTCTCTTATATTCCCAGTTATAAACTATATCATGTGTTACTTTCTCACCGTTAATTTCAAATATTAGTTCATTATTAATTTTCATTTTCTTTCTCCGTTATCTCTATATTCCTCTTGGTATTGATTGATGCTGGCTACAATTTTTTCTAAAATAAGATTTATCAAATCCAAATCTATTGAAGTTAGTTTTTCTAAATCTTTCTGAATATCCTTGTATAGTTTCAAGTGCATATTGTCATGAAAGACGAATATTTCATCACCTTCTTTTGTTAATGATAACAATATCTCTTTCTTATTAGAATCAAATTTTTTCTTCTTTATAAGGCCTTGCTTTTCTAACCTTGGTATTTGTTGCGAAACCGCACCTTTGGTAACTTCTAATATTTGAGCAAGATCTGTTATGTTTGAATCAGGGTGTTTACCTATTACCTCTATTAGATGAAGAGCATTAGTTGATAATTTAATTCCATTTGGAAATGATAGAGGTATTTTTTGAATCTGTGTAATTTTATTATTTACTTTGAAAAAATTTTCAACTAATGTATTGAAATCTTGATTTTCTATTTTAGTCATAAATCCTCCTTTAATTTAGTTCTATATTATTATCAAAGTTCGGAGCTTTGATAATAATATAGTATAGTACTATACAATATTTGTAAAGTATTTTGATTTGTGAATAATGTTTAACAAAGAATATTTCTAATTTTTGTAAAAAGTATAACGACTACAAATTGAACTTAATATCGACCCCAACAACTAAGAAAAAAAAGCCACTTACCTGAATGCAGTGACTAAAAATAAATACATAATAAAATTTATGTATACGATGTGTTTAGTAGAATTGTAGCGACTCTCTAGTAAGATGTTTAAGTGTTTCAAATACGGATTGGTGACTTGCCAGATACTCCTTAACATTAAAGATTCCACGTCCTAACTTTTGATCGTTGAACAAGTACCACTCATTTATCTTTTTAACTACTCCCATTTGAATCGCTAAAGTGACCACGTCTATTTCTTGAGAGAATCCATCCCTAAAGACATTGATAACAGTTGGCTTTTTATAAGGTGCTGACACCTTGTTTTTAACAATGTGAAGACTTGTTTTTTTCCGATAGTATCAATTCCATCTTTGATTTTTTCTCCTGATTTAACTTCGATTCGTACAGAAGAATAAAATTTTAGTGCTGAACCTCCTGGAGTGGTTTCTTTATTTAAGAATAGTCCACTCATGGTTGAACGCACTTGATTGATGAAGATAATGACCGTCTTAGTCTGATTGACTTTTGAAAGGAGCTTAGAGAGTTGTTCTGACACCGTTTTAGCCTGCTGACCTGGAATATTTCAATTTTTAAAGCAGGTGTCCGAGCAGCAACCGAATCAACAACAATTAAATCAAAAGCCCTCTTTTTACAAACTCGTTTATCATATAAAAGGCTTCTTCGCCTGTATCTGGTTGAGCAAATATCAAACTTTCTGATTTTACCCCAATATCTTCAGTATATTCAGTATCAGGTGTCAGCACCAAATAACTCTAGACATGTCCTTTTGCATAATCACTAATACCAAGGGTACAATCTAATGATAGAATGGCAGTGAAAAAAATTGTTCCTCTCACCCAAAAATAGTTTTTTAAAAGTCCTCTAATCATTCCCGTACTTATTGCCTACCTTATCAGTTAGCAAAAGTTGGGTCCTTCTCAAGTTCTTTACTCAAGAAAATTCAATAAAGAATATTATAATTCGAAAGAATTTTTGATCACAGTTATTATATTTTAATATCTTATGATAAATAAAAAACAACTAACATTAATTAGTTGTCTTTTTGATGATAATATTATGATAGCTCGATATAAAAATATTAACATAGTACACTTTATGAGCAATGTATTTAGTCTTTATTAATGACTAGATGCACCGCTTGTAGCATCTGTTTCATTTTCAATAGTTGTATTTGACGTTGAAGATGCACCACTTGTAGCATCGACTTTATTTCCTCCTGATAGATGCTGACCAGTTTGATTCAAGTACCAGTCTAGCCAAGGTTTAAAATTGAGCACAATCTCATTGATACCAGCATAGTCACCATTAGGGTAGTACATAGCTTGATAATTATGAGTATTAATTAAATCCGGATTCTTTCCTGGAATAGCAGTCCGAACATACTCCTGATTGCCCGCCCTAAGAGTTGCAATAACCCACTCTACATTTTTCATTCTTTGAGGTGGAAGTGAGCTATGGACAGTAGAAAGCCGATTCCCAGATTGTTCGGGTATCCGTTTTGCTAACATAGTTTCTGGGTCTTGATGTTTGTTATTATAATATAAAAATTGGTTATTATCATCCGCATACGTTAGCTCAAAAGGCATAGAATCTAGAAACATATTAATTTGATCCACTGTAAGTAAACCGTGATTAAGCTTCACATACGTATCTCCAGATACTGCTCCAACTTGCTCAGAAGCTTTTTCAACCCAGTGAGGATCATCTGGATCGATTCCTTTTATTGTTGTTGAAATGGGTTTTCCTACTGTTAAATCTTCTGGATCAAGAGGCTTTGGTTTTTTTAAATGCGAAACAACTTCGACATACTTCGTAAAGTTATCAAGACAGAGTTCTAAAAATTCTATAGTAGATGAATTAATGAGGTTACCATTATTGTCGAAAGCTTCTTTAGCTTTACCAAGTAAAAACTCATTACCAGGTAATACATATGCGTTGACACCTGGTGCATCAAGAATTTGTCTTAATTGAAGTTGAGCACGTGAAGACCCCTGATCATAATAGGAAGCACCAACA from Lactococcus lactis carries:
- a CDS encoding ArsR/SmtB family transcription factor, giving the protein MNYEKIAMSLKALAEPNRLKIVDLLSCGTKCACDLLEHFDFSQPALSHHMKVLEKAEIITVEKKGTWNYYTLSDDFAKEFQSMCMTLFSHNEETCVCGTDKKCNCSN
- a CDS encoding MerR family transcriptional regulator; its protein translation is MYTMKEVCDLCDMTYDTLKFYCNKGLIPNVKRDKNNYRVFSKHDVDWINSLSCLKQCGMSIIEMQQYLEYCLKGQDTINERKIMLAKKKQELLAKLKTVEDSIEYIDNKQKFYNDVLNGTIRYESNLIAESKE
- a CDS encoding aldo/keto reductase, with the translated sequence MKTFKLNNGVEIPVLGFGVFQIPQEQTKQAVLDAIEVGYRHIDTAQSYFNEEEVGDAIAETIVPREDLFITTKVWFSNYGYENTKTSIKISLEKMKLDYLDLVLLHQPFGDVFGSYKALVDLQKEGKIRAIGVSNFNELRLADIIAFQDTVPQINQIEINPFHQREEDLQNALSRGNVQLEAWAPFAEGKNGIFKNEILLAVGKKYGKSPAQVILRWLYERGIVSLAKSVKKDRMKQNIDIFNFSLTSEDKEQIGTLQTSGSQFFDHDDPKTVDFFEKLVKEREI
- the arsD gene encoding arsenite efflux transporter metallochaperone ArsD yields the protein MKKIEIFEAAMCCSTGVCGPSVDSELLRITNLFDTLKENEEVKAYRYNLTSNPQAFVVNEKVLNLIQNQGNDILPITLIDGEILKTESYPTSEELGLSNINSEKGACCSNSQEEVKVEANASCCGGNTGCC
- a CDS encoding cold-shock protein, yielding MANGTVKWFNATKGFGFITSEDGQDLFAHFSAIQSDGFKSLDEGQKVEFDVEEGQRGPQAVNITKV
- a CDS encoding MarR family winged helix-turn-helix transcriptional regulator, whose amino-acid sequence is MTKIENQDFNTLVENFFKVNNKITQIQKIPLSFPNGIKLSTNALHLIEVIGKHPDSNITDLAQILEVTKGAVSQQIPRLEKQGLIKKKKFDSNKKEILLSLTKEGDEIFVFHDNMHLKLYKDIQKDLEKLTSIDLDLINLILEKIVASINQYQEEYRDNGERK
- a CDS encoding cold-shock protein, with product MNKGTINWFNADKGYGFIMADDMQDVFAYLLSIQGNDFKKYDEGQKVTFDIKMTSRGRYASNVHKR
- a CDS encoding RecA protein, which gives rise to MSEQLSKLLSKVNQTKTVIIFINQVRSTMSGLFLNKETTPGGSALKFYSSVRIEVKSGEKIKDGIDTIGKKQVFTLLKTRCQHLIKSQLLSMSLGMDSLKK
- a CDS encoding NAD(P)H-dependent oxidoreductase is translated as MKFVGIVGSNAEQSYNRKLLKFIRRHFKLKFELELLEITDIPMFNQDIDASDNFNLKLLYNKITRADGVIIATPEHNHTTTPALKSVIEWLSYDLHPFEHKPVMIVGASYYDQGSSRAQLQLRQILDAPGVNAYVLPGNEFLLGKAKEAFDNNGNLINSSTIEFLELCLDNFTKYVEVVSHLKKPKPLDPEDLTVGKPISTTIKGIDPDDPHWVEKASEQVGAVSGDTYVKLNHGLLTVDQINMFLDSMPFELTYADDNNQFLYYNNKHQDPETMLAKRIPEQSGNRLSTVHSSLPPQRMKNVEWVIATLRAGNQEYVRTAIPGKNPDLINTHNYQAMYYPNGDYAGINEIVLNFKPWLDWYLNQTGQHLSGGNKVDATSGASSTSNTTIENETDATSGASSH
- a CDS encoding RecA protein, encoding MLTPDTEYTEDIGVKSESLIFAQPDTGEEAFYMINEFVKRGLLI
- a CDS encoding flavodoxin family protein; protein product: MNNQILFINSSQHLNGNTVQMGMRLLKKYDYKTLSLINYKVGFLGQSDNNDELDKIFTEIKNSKVLIIGTPVYWHYMSGALKTFIDRSSESSLENPFKGKHLYFFLQGSAPTELSKELILYTMERFATQTEMIWEGAATNERELHLLKVKFEKNNRI